One window from the genome of Kryptolebias marmoratus isolate JLee-2015 linkage group LG1, ASM164957v2, whole genome shotgun sequence encodes:
- the LOC108241852 gene encoding uncharacterized protein LOC108241852, with amino-acid sequence MHRLKLPRSMDTYLDRFVLLHSKEYGTSKMKEDSKSRVSRVKAFLHFMSEGKGRLPDWAFLYDIARVQEWVREMRSCGKEITTVRYYLHNVAQFLQYMLTIRPPHSRLTLDQNREILTFVEKARRETKREIVLHQNQVKRAKMEKLPGPDTIATCIRVAPVRINELLVELEKDERRTTTRYLLYGYLTAYWACLSGHRPGVFINMREEEVVASKKAATDEGVLIRVAEHTSLALNAEELTWVKRLLAIKRKLRSRNKYLLFNLGKSSFRNLTRYLKLAWTQMGLRGDMNFTLIRTALADSAKTLLPEAERKTVSLSMCHDVRTADNQSITEAMEVRRKMTSVLQQQCRGLGSSGSRKTEEAAEAQTGGKAKAKTKRRELPSSSESEPKDEVPAGEDTSSSAAEEAEKQARLIRSLPVVKLSPLKVSIQRVQRMTQARAKVKKALGKMQ; translated from the exons ATGCACAGATTAAAGCTGCCCCGGTCCATGG ACACTTACCTGGATCGATTTGTCCTGCTCCACTCAAAGGAGTACGGCACTTCAAAAATGAAAGAGGACTCAAAATCTAGAGTGAGCCGGGTGAAAGCCTTCCTCCATTTCATGTCGGAGGGGAAGGGAAGGCTTCCTGACTGGGCCTTCCTCTACGACATCGCCCGCGTACAGGA ATGGGTCCGTGAGATGAGAAGCTGCGGCAAGGAGATAACCACAGTGAGGTACTACCTGCACAACGTGGCGCAGTTTCTTCAGTACATGCTGACCATCAGACCCCCCCACAGCCGGTTGACCCTGGACCAGAACAGGGAGATCCTCACCTTTGTTGAGAAGGCCAGGAGGGAGACCAAGAGGGAAATTGTCCTTCACCAGAACCAAGTGAAAAGGGCAAAGATGGAGAAGCTCCCGGGGCCCGACACTATTGCGACCTGCATCCGCGTGGCCCCGGTTCGGATCAATGAGCTTCTGG TCGAGCTGGAGAAGGACGAGAGGAGAACGACGACACGCTACCTCCTGTACGGCTACCTGACGGCGTACTGGGCCTGCCTGAGCGGACACCGGCCCGGCGTGTTCATCAACatgagggaggaggaggtggtcgCTTCCAAGAAAGCCGCGACGGATGAGGGAGTCCTGATCCGA GTGGCCGAGCACACCAGCCTGGCACTCAATGCGGAGGAGCTTACCTGGGTGAAGCGGTTGCTGGCGATTAAACGAAAACTACGCTCAAGGAACAAATACCTCCTCTTCAACTTGGGAAAGAGCAGCTTCCGAAACCTGACCAGGTACCTGAAGCTGGCCTGGACGCAGATGGGCCTAAGAGGGGACATGAACTTCACATTGATCAGGACGGCCCTCGCAGACAGC GCGAAGACACTTCTACCGGAGGCAGAAAGAAAGACGGTGTCTCTGTCCATGTGCCACGACGTCAGGACCGCCGACAACCAGAGCATCACGGAGGCTATGGAGGTCAGACGGAAAATGACATCCGTCCTTCAGCAGCAGTGTCGGGGGTTGGGTTCGAGCGGGTCACGCAAGACGGAGGAAGCGGCAGAAGCACAAACTGGTGGCAAGGCAAAGGCGAAGACCAAAAGACGAGAGCTGCCCTCGTCCTCAGAGTCCGAGCCCAAAGATGAGGTGCCAGCTGGAGAGGACACTTCAAGCTCTGCGGCAGAGGAAGCGGAGAAGCAAGCAAGACTTATTAGATCCTTGCCTGTGGTGAAACTCAGCCCGCTAAAGGTGTCGATCCAGAGGGTGCAAAGGATGACCCAGGCAAGGGCAAAAGTAAAGAAGGCACTAGGAAAAATGCAGTGA